ATTTTTTTATTTTTACGTAAGAAAATATCACATAAATTGCTACTAATTTCTTTAACACGTTTGGAAACAGCTGGTTGACTGATATTATTAAGCTTCGCTGCTTCTGAAAAACTTTGTGTTTCATAAATGTCTTTGATTAATTTGAAGTCAAAAATGGATAATTTATAACTAGATTTCATATTTTAAATTATATCATAAAGAAAAGTTATATTCAATCACTTGTTGAAATGACTTTTTTGCGAAAAAATGTTAGAAAAAAGACAAAAAACAGCTTATATGTTAGAAAATCTAACATATAACATTGAAAAAACATTCTGAAAATTATAAAATATTGACATCAATTGAGAAAGAGGTCGTTGGCATGGTTGTTTTAGAGGAAGAACTAGCAAATTTCGATTTAAATGCAAAATACATGATTGAACTGAAGGCAATCAAAAAAAGTTATGGCAAGCAGGAGGTTTTAAAAAATATCAATCTTTCTGTTAAAAAAGGTGAGGTCGTTGTGTTGATTGGCCCATCAGGAAGTGGCAAATCAACGCTTATTCGTACTATTAATAAATTGGAACATATTAATGGCGGAAAAATGGCTGTCATGGGAAAAAATATTTATGACATGAATATGAATGATAATCTCTTGCGAGAACGTGTTAATATGGTTTTCCAACATTTTAATCTCTTTAATAATATGACCATTGCACGAAATATCAGTATTGGTCCTGAAAAACTCCATCGAAAAAGCGGTGAAAAACTGCAAGAAAAGGTGAGTGGCTTGCTAGATTTAGTGGGTTTATCAGATAAATGGGATGCTTATCCTGAAAATCTCTCAGGTGGACAAAAGCAACGTGTGGCGATTGCCAGAGCGTTAGCCATGGAGCCTGATATTATTTTATTTGATGAACCGACATCAGCTCTTGACCCTGAAATGGTTGGTGAGGTTTTACAAGTCATGAAAGCTATTGCTAAGAGCGGAACAACAATGATTATTGTGACACATGAAATTGGTTTTGCAAAGGAAGTGGCTGACCGAATTGTCTTTCTTGAAAATGGAGAATTAATTGCTGATATGTTGCCTGAAGAGGTTAATAGTTCTTACCCAAATCAGCGTGTCGCAAATTTCCTAAAGCAAATTTTGTAAGTGTTAGGAGAGGTTATGGTTATTGATTTTCTACAAAATTATGGGAGTTTTATTTTAGATGGTGCCCTGATGACGGTGTTTTTATCAGTCGTTTCAATGATTTTAGCACTTGTCTTGGGAGGTGTTGTTACTGCGGCACGAATGAGTGATAATCTGTTGATTCGCGGGCTAACGAAGCTATACATTGAAGTGGTTCGTGGTCTTCCAATGCTGGTTATTTTGTCACTGTTCTTTTACGGCCTACCTGAACTTGGTTTCAATGTTCCAGACGGTTCGCTCTTTGGCGTTGATTTAGACCGTCTGATTTCAGCTCTGATTGGTTTAACCGTTGGAGAATCGGTTTTTGTTGCTGAAATTTATCGCTCAGGGATTCAAGCTGTTGATTCAGGGCAGTTTGAAGGTGCTCGAAGTATTGGTTTTAATAAATTTCAGACTTATCGTTATGTGATTATTCCACAGGCATTTAAAAATATTCTCCCAACCTTGGGAAATGAATTTGCCAATAATATCAAATCAAGTTCGCAAGCGTCGGTTATCGGGGTGGCAGATTTGATGTTCACAGCAAGCACGATTCAAGGGATTTCTTACAAACCTTTCCAAGCTGTTATCGCGGTTGGTATTGTTTATCTGCTCTTTACCTTTTCAACAACGCGCATTGTTGCCCATTACGAAAAGAAAATGAGCCACAGCACCGAAGAACCACTAACCATATCGGAAAAAATTCGTCAGATGATGCAAACTATCAAGGCAAGCTGGAAAAAATTGACCTTAACCACCGCAATCATTGCTGCTATTGTCGGTATTTTCGCTTTGAATCATGGCGGAGCTTCAAAAACGGTTTCTAGTGTTGAGAAAATCAAAGAATCTGGACAACTTGTTGTTGCGACGAATATCGGCTACGCTCCATATGAATTTTACGATTTGACATCAGGACATAAAAAGGCGGTTGGGGTTGACATTGCCTTTGCCCAACAATTAGCGGATAAATTGCAGGTGAAATTAGTCGTTAAAAATATGAATTTTGATTCTATTTTGGGAACCATTACCTCTGGAAATGCGGATATTGCCATTGCGGGAATGACAAAAACAAAAGAACGTGAAAAATCCGTTGATTTTACTGAAAATTATGTGAAGCAAACCAACAAAGTGGTTGTTCGAAAAGAGGTCGCCAGTCAATACACGTCAATTGAAAGTTTGGCGTCAACAACAATTGCTGTGCAAAAATCAACAACACAAGCTGATGTGGTTGAGGATGATATTAAACCTCAACAAATCGTTGCCTTATCAAGCTTACCAGATGTTTTCTTAAATTTACTCCAAGGGAAAGTCGATGCGGTTGTTGCTGATGACACGGTTGCTGACCAATACATCGCAAGCAATGACAATCTAACATATGCCGATATTGAATTGCCGGGGACAACCGAAACAGCCATGGCATTAACCAAAGGAAATAGTTCTTTGAAAGAATATGTTGACCAATTAATTGAGCAAGACAAAAAAGACGGCACCTTTGATAAATGGATGGCAGAATATAGTGAATTAGCACAAAAAAATACAACAGAAGAATAGAAAGAGGAATGTTTATGTCAGTTGTAGATGGGACAAGTCGCTTGCGTAAGGTGCTAACTATGTAAACCTGAATTTTTAGTGAGTGCAGCACCAATTAATGTGATTTCAGAACAATAAAGGAGTATCATCATGAAATTTGAAACCATAGAAGCCTATAATCTGCCAGAACGTATCGAAGCCATTTCAAAATATTTAGTCTCTATTCTTTCGGTTAATGGAACCAGTGGGGAAGTTGCCGTTGCAGATGTCATTTATAAGCTCGTCAAATCAGTACCTTATTTTAAAGAACACCCTAGGCGTGTCTGGCAGCAAGCTTTGGAACAAGATAGTTTGAAGCGTAAAAATAACTTTGCTCTTTTGAAAAAAGAAGGAACAAAGCAGACTGTCATTCTTCATTCTCACATGGATACGGTTGGCGTTGAAGATTATGGTCTATGGTCCTTTACTTTAAAAGAAATCGCCCATGACTCTGATGCACTGCAAGCATTTTTCAAGACTTATGACGAAGATCCTCTCATTCAAAAACACGCTCAATCTGGTGATTGGCTTTTTGGACGTGGAATTCTTGACATGAAATCAGGTGATGCAGTCAATATCGCAACGATTTTCTATTATATGGAACACATGGATGAGTTGCCCTGCAATCTGCTTTTGATGACAAATGCCGTAGAAGAAAATGACCATACAGGTGTCATTCAGGCTTCTAGTGAGTTGTTGCGTTTGCGTCAAGAGGGATACGATTTCAAAGCTGCCATAAACACTGATTTTATTTCACCGTCGTATGAAGGAGATGAGAAAAAGTACATTTACACAGGCGCAGCTGGAAAAATGCTAACGTGTTTTTACATCAAGGGGCGTGAAACACATGTTGGAAGCTGTTTAATGGGAATTGATGCGACGCTTATCTCAAGTGCTATTAATCTGAAAATCAATACCAATCTTGATTTGGTTGAAACCATTTCCAATGAGGAAATTTTGCCAAGTTCTGCCTTACTGCAACGTGACTGCAAAGATTTCTA
This sequence is a window from Streptococcus macedonicus ACA-DC 198. Protein-coding genes within it:
- the glnQ gene encoding Glutamine transport ATP-binding protein; this encodes MVVLEEELANFDLNAKYMIELKAIKKSYGKQEVLKNINLSVKKGEVVVLIGPSGSGKSTLIRTINKLEHINGGKMAVMGKNIYDMNMNDNLLRERVNMVFQHFNLFNNMTIARNISIGPEKLHRKSGEKLQEKVSGLLDLVGLSDKWDAYPENLSGGQKQRVAIARALAMEPDIILFDEPTSALDPEMVGEVLQVMKAIAKSGTTMIIVTHEIGFAKEVADRIVFLENGELIADMLPEEVNSSYPNQRVANFLKQIL
- a CDS encoding Glutamate ABC transporter, periplasmic glutamine-binding protein, yielding MVIDFLQNYGSFILDGALMTVFLSVVSMILALVLGGVVTAARMSDNLLIRGLTKLYIEVVRGLPMLVILSLFFYGLPELGFNVPDGSLFGVDLDRLISALIGLTVGESVFVAEIYRSGIQAVDSGQFEGARSIGFNKFQTYRYVIIPQAFKNILPTLGNEFANNIKSSSQASVIGVADLMFTASTIQGISYKPFQAVIAVGIVYLLFTFSTTRIVAHYEKKMSHSTEEPLTISEKIRQMMQTIKASWKKLTLTTAIIAAIVGIFALNHGGASKTVSSVEKIKESGQLVVATNIGYAPYEFYDLTSGHKKAVGVDIAFAQQLADKLQVKLVVKNMNFDSILGTITSGNADIAIAGMTKTKEREKSVDFTENYVKQTNKVVVRKEVASQYTSIESLASTTIAVQKSTTQADVVEDDIKPQQIVALSSLPDVFLNLLQGKVDAVVADDTVADQYIASNDNLTYADIELPGTTETAMALTKGNSSLKEYVDQLIEQDKKDGTFDKWMAEYSELAQKNTTEE
- the rocB gene encoding Arginine utilization protein RocB, which codes for MKFETIEAYNLPERIEAISKYLVSILSVNGTSGEVAVADVIYKLVKSVPYFKEHPRRVWQQALEQDSLKRKNNFALLKKEGTKQTVILHSHMDTVGVEDYGLWSFTLKEIAHDSDALQAFFKTYDEDPLIQKHAQSGDWLFGRGILDMKSGDAVNIATIFYYMEHMDELPCNLLLMTNAVEENDHTGVIQASSELLRLRQEGYDFKAAINTDFISPSYEGDEKKYIYTGAAGKMLTCFYIKGRETHVGSCLMGIDATLISSAINLKINTNLDLVETISNEEILPSSALLQRDCKDFYNVQTNKRANLYFNTFLYEKSADAVLQTLLAASKEAVQEVTTNYEERFKLYTERSHIHSNISHDIVVMTFDEYLARLAKKGYDTKMLISSFLNQIKDYDKREVGFQLIDYLEAKTQSDEAKVVVFLAPPFCPHNYTDSDSEVDQALEQMMTEFPEQNFVKRRFFPFLSDSSYLAMRETTEDINKLKANFPLMDSIYPLPVDTIRTLDIPAVDLGVYGIGAHTWKERIYKPYSYHTLPKVIRSFIEHLTK